In one Brassica oleracea var. oleracea cultivar TO1000 chromosome C9, BOL, whole genome shotgun sequence genomic region, the following are encoded:
- the LOC106313797 gene encoding dof zinc finger protein DOF5.6-like, with amino-acid sequence MGLTSLQACMDSDWLQEAESSGGSMLDSTTTSPSAADILAACSTRPQASAMAVAATAMMDGGRRLRPPHDHPQKCPRCESTHTKFCYYNNYSLSQPRYFCKTCRRYWTKGGTLRNIPVGGGCRKNKKPSSSNSPSSKKPSNIVTTDLMALAHSHQNYQNASLGFPHFGGNGMMGSYTAPDHSNVGYLESKYGGLLSQSPRPIDFLDSKFDLMGVNNNNLVMVDHGSNGDHHHNLHNNVGGGGLMDISTCQRLMLSNYDHHLYNHHEDNQRITSIMDVKPSPKLLSLDWQQEQGYSEGSGNGGGGRSDGGGYGGGVYINGLGSSWNGLMNGYGSSTKTNSLV; translated from the exons ATGGGTCTCACTTCTCTTCAAGCTTGCATGGATTCTGATTGGCTCCAG GAAGCTGAGTCATCAGGAGGAAGCATGTTAGACTCTACAACGACTTCTCCATCAGCAGCCGACATACTAGCTGCTTGCAGCACTAGACCACAAGCCTCAGCCATGGCTGTAGCAGCGACGGCTATGATGGACGGTGGAAGGAGGCTGCGTCCACCTCACGACCATCCTCAAAAGTGTCCCCGTTGTGAGTCAACACATACTAAGTTCTGTTACTACAATAACTATAGCCTATCTCAGCCTCGCTACTTCTGCAAAACTTGTCGCCGTTACTGGACCAAAGGCGGCACATTAAGGAATATTCCGGTCGGTGGTGGCTGCCGGAAAAACAAGAAACCCTCTTCCTCAAATTCACCATCCTCCAAAAAACCGTCTAACATTGTTACCACTGACCTTATGGCTTTAGCCCATTCTCACCAAAATTACCAAAATGCCTCTCTAGGGTTTCCACATTTTGGTGGGAATGGGATGATGGGGTCTTACACAGCTCCTGATCATAGTAACGTTGGTTACTTGGAGAGCAAGTATGGCGGTTTGCTTTCACAGAGCCCTAGACCTATTGATTTCTTGGACAGTAAGTTTGATCTCATGGGAGTGAACAATAACAATCTGGTCATGGTTGATCATGGAAGTAACGGAGATCATCATCACAATCTTCACAACAATGTTGGTGGTGGTGGTCTCATGGATATCTCTACATGCCAGAGACTTATGCTATCTAATTATGACCATCATCTTTACAATCATCATGAAGATAATCAAAGGATAACATCAATAATGGATGTGAAGCCAAGTCCAAAGCTGTTATCGCTTGATTGGCAACAAGAGCAAGGCTACTCAGAGGGTAGTGGCAACGGAGGCGGAGGTAGATCTGACGGTGGTGGATACGGTGGTGGCGTTTATATCAACGGCTTAGGTTCGTCGTGGAATGGTTTGATGAATGGCTATGGATCGTCCACTAAAACAAACTCCCTGGTTTAA
- the LOC106317036 gene encoding DNA-directed RNA polymerase III subunit RPC9-like isoform X1, whose amino-acid sequence MHFVSSLASRHDQNYIPTSFLDHHKNRKYLFSPITSNKTVRMKANAGTLTNFEVLDLLNSRGASNDTTRVIAPITTLEYKVYDYLMETPACTQTLEIITNFSDQCEDFKLAKAEILNIINIRPSSTVNLASILEEPSGRGIDKKAKEGILKLVEALLPSPPIVEARGENEEEETEEGEQLATAVLR is encoded by the exons ATGCACTTTGTATCTTCGCTGGCGAGCAGACACGACCAGAACTATATTCCGACGAGCTTCTTAGATCATCATAAGAACAGAAAGTACCTCTTCTCCCCGATTACATCTAATAAAACAGTTAG AATGAAGGCAAACGCAGGTACGCTTACAAACTTCGAAGTACTCGACTTGCTTAACTCGAGAGGTGCATCAAATGATACTACAAGAGTCATAGCTCCAATCACTACATTAGAATACAAG GTATATGATTACTTGATGGAGACTCCTGCTTGCACACAAACACTAGAGATCATTACAAACTTCTCTGATCAGTGCGAAGATTTCAAACTTGCTAAAGCCGAGATTCTCAATATCATCAATATCAGGCCATCATCTACTGTTAACCTGGCCTCG ATCTTAGAGGAGCCCAGTGGACGGGGAATCGATAAAAAGGCAAAAGAGGGAATACTAAAGCTCGTGGAGGCTTTGCTACCGTCGCCTCCTATAGTGGAAGCTCGTGGAGAAAACGAGGAAGAGGAAACAGAGGAGGGTGAACAATTGGCAACTGCAGTTTTGAGATAA
- the LOC106317036 gene encoding DNA-directed RNA polymerase III subunit RPC9-like isoform X2, whose protein sequence is MKANAGTLTNFEVLDLLNSRGASNDTTRVIAPITTLEYKVYDYLMETPACTQTLEIITNFSDQCEDFKLAKAEILNIINIRPSSTVNLASILEEPSGRGIDKKAKEGILKLVEALLPSPPIVEARGENEEEETEEGEQLATAVLR, encoded by the exons ATGAAGGCAAACGCAGGTACGCTTACAAACTTCGAAGTACTCGACTTGCTTAACTCGAGAGGTGCATCAAATGATACTACAAGAGTCATAGCTCCAATCACTACATTAGAATACAAG GTATATGATTACTTGATGGAGACTCCTGCTTGCACACAAACACTAGAGATCATTACAAACTTCTCTGATCAGTGCGAAGATTTCAAACTTGCTAAAGCCGAGATTCTCAATATCATCAATATCAGGCCATCATCTACTGTTAACCTGGCCTCG ATCTTAGAGGAGCCCAGTGGACGGGGAATCGATAAAAAGGCAAAAGAGGGAATACTAAAGCTCGTGGAGGCTTTGCTACCGTCGCCTCCTATAGTGGAAGCTCGTGGAGAAAACGAGGAAGAGGAAACAGAGGAGGGTGAACAATTGGCAACTGCAGTTTTGAGATAA
- the LOC106315757 gene encoding uncharacterized protein LOC106315757, with product MASSSSSLLSSPSSYAELKDAWHPSTTIVDTTASSYWFNWRVMICCMWMAIAMVITAFLIFKYEGFRRKRSGEGEEKEWSGNVYEDETWRPCLRNIHPAWLLAFRAVAFFVLLIMLIVIGLVDGPTIFFYYTQWTFALITLYFGLGSLLSLHGCYQYNKRVAGDRVDSVEAMSIDSERVISKDSDHTLRQSQYSSKPSGFWGYVFQIIFQMNAGAVLLTDCVFWFIIVPFLEIHDYSLNVLVISMHSLNAIFLLGDAALNSLSFPCFRIAYFFLWTIAYVLFQWTLHSLVHIWWPYPFLDLASHYAPLWYFSVAVMHLPCYGAFTLLVKLKHRLLQRWFPESYQSSR from the exons ATGGCTTCATCATCATCATCATTATTATCATCACCATCTTCATATGCAGAGTTAAAAGATGCTTGGCATCCATCAACAACAATAGTGGACACAACAGCATCAAGCTACTGGTTTAACTGGAGGGTTATGATCTGCTGCATGTGGATGGCCATAGCTATGGTGATCACCGCTTTTCTTATATTCAAATACGAAGGCTTTCGCCGAAAAAGAAGTGGAGAAGGAGAAGAGAAAGAGTGGTCGGGTAATGTATATGAAGATGAGACTTGGAGGCCTTGTCTCCGTAATATTCACCCAGCTTGGCTTCTTGCTTTTCGAGCTGTTGCCTTCTTCGTTCTTCTCATTATGCTTATCGTTATTGGCCTTGTTGATGGACCTACCATCTTCTTCTACTATACACA GTGGACTTTTGCTTTGATTACTCTCTATTTTGGA CTAGGTTCGCTTCTTTCGCTGCATGGATGTTACCAATACAATAAAAGAGTTGCTGGTGATAGAGTAGATAGTGTTGAGGCCATGTCCATAGACTCAGAGAGAGTGATATCCAAAGACTCTGATCATACTCTTCGACAGAGTCAATATTCTAGTAAACCATCTGGTTTTTGGGGATATGTTTTCCAAATAATATTTCAG ATGAATGCAGGTGCAGTTTTGCTCACTGACTGTGTCTTCTGGTTCATCATTGTTCCTTTCCTTGAGATTCATGATTATAGCCTTAACGTA CTGGTGATCAGCATGCACTCTCTTAACGCGATTTTCTTGCTTGGTGATGCTGCTTTGAACTCTTTG AGTTTTCCATGCTTCAGAATTGCTTACTTCTTCTTATGGACAATAGCTTATGTTTTATTCCAGTGGACTCTCCACTCGTTAGTCCACATATG GTGGCCTTACCCATTCTTGGACTTAGCATCCCACTATGCGCCACTGTG GTATTTCTCAGTTGCAGTGATGCACTTGCCATGCTATGGAGCCTTTACCTTGTTGGTGAAGCTAAAACATCGGCTTCTTCAGAGATGGTTCCCTGAGTCTTACCAGAGTTCTCGGTAG